One part of the Rutidosis leptorrhynchoides isolate AG116_Rl617_1_P2 chromosome 1, CSIRO_AGI_Rlap_v1, whole genome shotgun sequence genome encodes these proteins:
- the LOC139890128 gene encoding uncharacterized protein, producing the protein MDLFGPINCKTITGESYCLVVTDEYSHFSWVVMLKHKSDTFEHIKVLILKLESLYKLKVRKICTDNGTEFKNNNMLLFCNEKGIQQQFSPSYTAQSNGCVEERFEVDIQRNAPARVSKGFTWQFEYDKLFNSFNFQPEATDDEILTQMLYDSHNSTENVISSPSLTQVQTQSIHQSPIQSPRQSTQSDHSNADPNVEMVYETDEDSDSEEDEDVNSARLTEEHLNPLYNQPPIVTGTEQPTEAGGVRRSNHVIMPPKFLYDYYVYTRGIPHVGIPHATTNEASTSEVPTISDVPVVSESQSVAEDVDSESTNVVTAFYSSLNKTGRVFVHAHSYYVCQIEPKDAYEALNFDEWVSAMQEELLQFKHLKVYVDDIIFGSMDQGMVDEFEKVMQWKFKMSSMGIIKFLLGLQVAQTDKGIFLHQTKYVADILKRFQANPNVHHMFVVKKILRYLKDTPRSGLWYPCEDGFDLTAYSDSDYGGGKKDFKSTSGGCQFLGSKLVTCLHITNTPIYVDNTAAIADTKNIVNHSKTKHIGIKYNFNRDCYDKKLIDVVQIDTTTQRADLFTKAFDKPRFEFLLKEIRIKFLTDVVPDTEASNTEEPPKETEL; encoded by the exons atggatctctttggtccaattAATTGCAAGACTATCACTGGAGAGTCATATTGCTTGGTGGTTACAGATGAGTATTCACATTTCTCTTGGGTTGTGATGCTGAAGCATAAATCAGATACTTTCGAGCACATTAAAGTCTTGATTCTGAAGCTTGAAAGTTTGTATAAATTGAAGGTTAGAAAGATTTGTACCGATAATGGTACGGAGTTCAAGAATAACAACATGCTGCTATTTTGTAATgaaaaggggatacaacaacagttcagtcctagTTATACAGCTCAGTCAAATGGG TGTGTTGAAGAACGTTTCGAGGTTGATATTCAGCGTAACGCTCCAGCTCGTGTTAGTAAAGGATTCACATGGCAATTTGAATATGATAAACTGTTTAACTCTTTTAACTTTCAACCGGAGGCTACAGACGACGAGATACTAACTCAGATGTTGTATGATTCTCATAATTCCACAGAGAATGTAATCTCAAGTCCTAGCCTGACTCAGGTCCAGACTCAAAGTATTCATCAGAGTCCGATTCAGAGTCCGCGGCAAAGTACCCAGAGTGACCACTCTAATGCTGATCCAAATGTGGAAATGGTATATgagacagatgaagatagtgattcAGAGGAAGACGAGGATGTTAATAGTGCACGGTTGACCGAAGAACATTTAAATCCTCTTTACAATCAACCTCCAATTGTAACAGGGACTGAacagccaactgaagcaggaggagtACGAAGGTCAAACCATGTGATTATGCCtccaaaatttttatatgattattacGTATATACGAGGGGCATTCCTCATGTTGGCATTCCTCATGCCACGACTAATGAAGCATCTACGTCTGAAGTTCCTACTATATCTGATGTTCCTGTGGTAAGTGAGAGTCAATCAGTAGCTGAAGATGTTGATTCAGAAAGTACAAATGTGGTAACAGCTTTCTATTCCTCGTTGAACAAGACAGGGAgagtatttgtgcatgctcactcatactatgtgtgtcaaattgaacctaaAGATGCATATGAGGCACTGAATTTTGATGAGTGGGTCAGTGCAATGCAAGAAGAACTGTTACAGTTTAAGCATTTAAAG gtttatgttgatgacatcatcttTGGGTCAATggatcagggaatggttgatgaaTTTGAGAAGGTCATGCAATGGAAGTTTAAAATGAGTTCTATGGGAATTATAAAGTTTTTAttaggtttgcaggtagctcaGACAGATAAAGGCATTTTCTTGCATCagaccaagtatgttgctgatattctgaagagatTTCAA gcaaatcctaatgttcatcatatgtttgtGGTTAAGAAGATTTTGAGGTATTTGAAGGATACACCGAGAtcagggttatggtatccgtgtgaggatgggttTGATCTCACAGCGTATAGTGATTCCGACTATGGCGGCGGCAAGAaagatttcaagtcaacatcaggaggttgtcaattcCTTGGTAGCAAGCTAGTTACTTg TTTGCATATtactaacactcctatttatgttgataatactgctgctatagctgACACTAAAAATatcgtaaatcattctaaaacgaaacatatagggattaaatacaaTTTCAATAGAGATTGCTATGATAAAAAGTTGATAGATGTTGTGCAGATAGACACTACGACCCAACGGGCTGATCTTTTcactaaagcttttgataaaccacgctttgagtTCTTGTTAAAAGAAATCAGAATTAAGTTTCTAACTGATGTAGTTCCTGACACTGAGGCTTCTAACACAGAGGAGCCTCCcaaagagactgagttgtga